A single window of Octopus sinensis unplaced genomic scaffold, ASM634580v1 Contig10815, whole genome shotgun sequence DNA harbors:
- the LOC115228529 gene encoding protein ZBED8-like — protein sequence MIIAKNKAAHNSGEKLIKPAALEMARILFGPDAVTKLKDIPLSNDSISRRISELSSDILKQLIKRINKSKCRISIQLDESTDISNVCQLVSYVRFVDDENIIDEFLFCLEMDGHTRGEDIFNIFDNFMKTNKIQWDKVGSICTDGAPAMIGHQSGLVTRVKDLVPDIVTRHCALHKYALC from the coding sequence ATGATTATCGCAAAAAACAAAGCTGCACATAATTCTGGTGAAAAGTTAATCAAACCAGCGGCTCTTGAAATGGCTCGAATTTTGTTTGGTCCGGATGCAGTTACCAAACTTAAGGACATACCATTATCCAACGATTCAATTTCCCGTAGAATTTCAGAATTGTCATCTGATATCCTGAAGCaattaattaaaagaatcaaTAAAAGTAAATGCAGAATAAGTATTCAATTGGACGAGTCAACTGACATTTCTAACGTCTGTCAGCTTGTGTCCTATGTTCGCTTTGTTGATGATGAGAATATTATTGatgagtttttattttgtttggagaTGGATGGACACACTCGTggagaggacatctttaatatttttgacaattttatgAAGACGAATAAAATCCAATGGGATAAAGTTGGATCTATATGTACTGATGGTGCACCTGCGATGATTGGTCATCAATCTGGACTTGTTACTCGTGTTAAGGATTTGGTTCCTGATATTGTTACAAGACATTGTGCATTGCACAAATATGCACTTTGTTAA
- the LOC118761220 gene encoding LOW QUALITY PROTEIN: ras-related protein Rab-11C-like (The sequence of the model RefSeq protein was modified relative to this genomic sequence to represent the inferred CDS: substituted 1 base at 1 genomic stop codon): MYLNPGAVWTGEDGKGPDGMTNFPFRYGKSLIWEATFTDTWSHRRYSHQPHLLYRPRLENREVQTTRRPTFFVPLAFETSGAFGPKASKFLKNVGLLIARKNRDARESSWLRQRISVAIIHGNMYAIHLSCIIKRFCEKRFLAKYSPTIGIDYGVDSRVNIFDMSGNPVYYEVRVKXLIEVRNEFYRDTQGVLLVFDISARDSFESLETWMEELHRHVQDDKLVVVVCGNKVTLAIIPRPTKSDRSMKEQRVVGPTNTISFILNVRLKQENR, translated from the exons ATGTACTTGAACCCTGGAGCGGTCTGGACGGGGGAGGACGGCAAGGGCCCCGATGGGATGACAAACTTCCCATTCCGATATGGAAAATCCCTGATCTGGGAAGCTACGTTCACAGACACTTGGTCCCATCGGAGATACTCTCATCAGCCTCATCTCCTGTATCGGCCGCGGCTTGAAAACCGAGAAGTACAGACAACTCGCCGCCCAACATTTTTTGTCCCTTTGGCTTTCGAAACCTCCGGAGCCTTCGGCCCGAAAGCATCCAAATTCTTGAAAAACGTTGGTCTCCTTATCGCTCGGAAAAATAGGGATGCACGTGAATCTTCTTGGCTGAGACAGAGGATCTCGGTTGCAATCATTCACGGCAACATGTATGCTATCCATTTG AGCTGCATAATAAAACGGTTCTGCGAGAAAAGGTTTCTGGCCAAATATTCGCCGACGATCGGAATAGACTACGGAGTG GACTCGAGAGTTAACATATTTGACATGTCCGGCAACCCTGTTTACTACGAAGTAAGGGTGAAGTGATTGATTGAGGTGCGGAATGAGTTCTACAGGGACACACAAGGAGTTCTCCTCGTCTTTGATATCTCGGCGAGGGACAGTTTTGAGTCGTTAGAGACGTGGATGGAAGAACTACACAGACATGTACAAGACGACAAGCTTGTTGTGGTTGTGTGCGGGAATAAAGTTACCCTCGCAATAATTCCCAGGCCGACCAAAAGCGACAGGTCGATGAAGGAACAGCGCGTTGTTGGGCCTACgaacacaatttcttttattttgaatgtTCGGCTAAAACAGGAGAATCGATAA
- the LOC115228530 gene encoding annexin A7-like, whose protein sequence is MGDWRNYDSSQQGNSNQRYPNQGYPPQQGYPPQQQGYPNQGYPQQQGYPPQQQGYPNQGYPNQGYPPQQGYQQQGYPNQNYPPQSGTNYHQGFPNCPTEQYNSSQIGFAQNPQFPHNQPQFTQPQNYMGFEANQPLQTSQYQQQPPTAPTFQQQWGTPPQQNIQGRLLSIISGQASRPSIFPCRSFSAESDANSLRKAMKGLGIVLIGWIGTTESVIIEITGNRNNAQRLLIREAFRKIHGRVFMVLTPQRTCLKILKENCLVVSNIWWLIATDLRWNLTWRASTGL, encoded by the coding sequence ATGGGCGATTGGCGTAACTATGATTCATCTCAGCAAGGGAACTCCAACCAGAGATACCCCAATCAAGGATATCCCCCACAGCAGGGATATCCTCCTCAACAACAAGGATACCCAAACCAAGGATACCCGCAACAGCAGGGATATCCTCCtcaacaacaaggatatccaaatcAAGGATATCCCAATCAAGGATATCCGCCACAGCAGGGATATCAACAACAAGGATACCCAAATCAAAACTACCCTCCGCAAAGTGGTACAAATTACCATCAAGGATTCCCAAATTGCCCCACCGAACAATATAATTCATCTCAAATCGGATTTGCTCAGAATCCACAATTTCCACACAATCAACCACAATTCACACAACCTCAGAATTATATGGGATTTGAGGCAAACCAGCCTCTCCAAACCTCCCAATACCAACAACAGCCTCCAACCGCTCCCACTTTTCAACAACAGTGGGGAACTCCACCTCAGCAGAACATCCAAGGTCGTTTATTGTCAATTATTTCAGGTCAGGCATCGAGACCGTCCATCTTTCCCTGCAGATCTTTCTCTGCGGAATCAGACGCGAACAGTCTCCGGAAGGCCATGAAGGGATTGGGTATTGTATTAATTGGATGGATAGGCACTACCGAGTCGGTGATTATCGAGATCACGGGAAACAGAAACAATGCTCAACGTCTCCTAATTCGAGAGGCTTTCCGCAAAATCCATGGACGGGTatttatggttttgacacctcAAAGGACTTGCTTAAAGATCTTGAAGGAGAACTGTCTCGTAGTTTCAAACATCTGGTGGTTAATTGCTACAGATCTCCGGTGGAATTTGACGTGGAGAGCATCAACTGGGCTATAA